The nucleotide window GCGGATCTCCACGGCCTGCTCCTGAGGCTGCAGCTGAAGCTCCAGCTCCACGTGCGTTAGCAGCACGGGATGGCAGAGGGGGATGAGCTCATGGGTGCGCTTGGCCGCCTGAATGCCCGCGATCTGCGCCGCGCTCAGCGCGTCTCCCTTGCGCAGGCGGCCTGACGTCAGGGCCTCGTACGCCTCCGGACCAAGCCGGACGCGCGCCTGCGCCACAGCAGTGCGCTTGCTCGGGGGCTTTTCCCCCACATCGATCATCGCCACCTGGGCGTGGGGCTCGAAGTAAGAGGGCGACTCCGTCATAGACTTGGGTCCGCTTTGCTGGCGGCGTAAAAGTCGGCCCTACAAGGCGGAAAAGCAAGACCGCCCAGCATCGAAAAGGGATGCGCACGGAAAGCGGACCGGACCCGATCAGCGCAGGCGCAGGCTTTCGCCGTACTGGCGCAAAAACCGCTCCAGTAGCTCCCGGTGCGTGGATCCGAAGGCCTCCAGCACAGACCGGAACTCCTGCGCCGCCTCCCCGGATAGGCCCACGCGGGCCATGGCGGCCACAACGGCCAGGCGGCGCTCGGGCCGCTCGCCTAGCTCCGGCACCTCTTCCAGCAGGCGCTTAGCCTCCAGCACAAAGCTTCCCCAGAAGCCCGCCTCGGCTAAGGCCTCTAGGCCCCGCCAACGCCGCTCGGCTCGTTCCAAGGGATCAAAAGAGAAAGAGGGGGGAAAGGATTCGGCCTCTGAGCCGCGCGTCAGGGCCGTGCGGCTTAGGCGCACCGGTTGGGGGCTCGGAAGCCGGCGGCTGCGCAGACGCTCCAGCCCTACGAGCACAGCTCGGGGCTCCACATCCCGGGCCGCAGCCAGATCCAGCATAGCTAGGGGGGGTAAGCTTAAGCGCCGACCCTCGATATCAAGTACGATGCGACCCTGGGGACCCGTGGCGATGGCATCAAGCCGAGAAAGGCGCACCCCGCTCTCAAGCGGTACGAAGGCCTCCTCAAAGCCCCGCTGCACGTAGGCCTCCGAACGCACCTCCAGGACCCGAATCGGACCGGCCTCCTGGGCCCAGACCACTAGAGCCCCCCCAAGCACCCCCAGGGCTCCCAATAGCGCGCGCTTCATGCACCCAAACTCCTCCAAGGCGGATGTACCAAAGGTAAGATAAAAGGGCTGGGGCTTGTCAGGGCCGCCAACCCAGAGTCGCCTGTTTGAGGGCAGACCGCCCGTAGCGCAGGCCACCGGGCGTCGCAGAGGAGTGCACCCAATCGGTAACGTCGCACGCTCTCCCCTAGCATAGCCCGTGCCAAAGGCGGCTATAAGGGCCCCAAACGGCCCAGAGGGCCCTTTTTTCGCGCCCCTCACGCCCGAACGGGGCCCGGCGAAAGGTGACAGTGTCAGCA belongs to Bacteroidota bacterium and includes:
- the moaC gene encoding cyclic pyranopterin monophosphate synthase MoaC, whose translation is MTESPSYFEPHAQVAMIDVGEKPPSKRTAVAQARVRLGPEAYEALTSGRLRKGDALSAAQIAGIQAAKRTHELIPLCHPVLLTHVELELQLQPQEQAVEIRAYAQAYGPTGVEMEALTAAAVAALTLYDMCKGISRDIEIEAVRLLAKTGGQSGDYRREAP